The following are encoded together in the Pontibacter liquoris genome:
- a CDS encoding FadR/GntR family transcriptional regulator, translating to MDNILDKLTTIDTRSLVDKVEMNLIELLIQRNLKVGDPIPKEVELASGLGVSRTVIREALLRLRMIGLIESKKHRGAVITNPDLLSLLEKRMIPQVLDNATLREVFELRLVLEVGMADFIMERVTKEDIAELKEIVANEPDLSDTMQFQIQHEINFHGKLYDISKNDTLRKFQKMLLPVFDYVHSSGLLKKEAVVKQFVSHKGLVDIIEHGTAEMLRNGMRNHLENHFARIFR from the coding sequence ATGGACAACATTCTGGATAAATTGACAACCATTGACACCCGCTCGCTGGTGGACAAGGTGGAGATGAATTTGATTGAGCTGCTGATACAGCGGAATTTAAAGGTAGGAGACCCTATCCCGAAAGAGGTGGAGCTGGCCAGTGGCCTGGGCGTGAGCCGCACCGTTATTCGAGAGGCGCTGCTGCGCCTGCGCATGATCGGTTTGATCGAGTCCAAAAAACACAGGGGCGCCGTTATCACCAACCCCGACCTGCTTTCGCTGCTGGAAAAGCGCATGATTCCGCAGGTGCTCGACAATGCCACCTTGCGCGAAGTGTTTGAGCTGCGCCTGGTGTTGGAGGTTGGTATGGCCGACTTTATAATGGAGCGCGTGACAAAGGAAGACATTGCGGAACTGAAGGAGATTGTGGCTAACGAGCCCGACTTATCGGACACGATGCAGTTCCAGATCCAGCACGAGATCAACTTCCATGGCAAACTCTACGATATTTCGAAAAACGATACGCTCAGGAAGTTTCAGAAGATGCTGCTGCCAGTATTCGATTATGTGCACAGCAGCGGCCTGCTGAAAAAGGAAGCGGTGGTCAAACAGTTTGTATCGCACAAAGGCCTGGTGGATATTATTGAGCACGGCACCGCCGAGATGCTCCGCAACGGCATGCGCAACCACCTGGAAAATCACTTTGCCCGCATCTTCAGGTAA